Genomic segment of Bos taurus isolate L1 Dominette 01449 registration number 42190680 breed Hereford chromosome X, ARS-UCD2.0, whole genome shotgun sequence:
ATTGAAATTTCAAGCtacatttgaaaaatcaaaatccAAATCCTGGAGACATAACATCAGgataaggtgttagaaagtgggaAGTGTTCACTGCCACAGAACTCCCTAGAGACAAGCTCCCTGAGCACATCACGCAGGCATCATTGGGTCAGTTACTCCCTTGTCCATGAGAGGACACCGGCTAGCTGATCGTTCTCTGCACTTGAAAGTTTTCCACAAccgttaaaaacaaaacaaagttttcAGATGACAAAGTCCCAGCTGATCTTCTCTCAACCCCATTCTATGTAGTCAGCACCAGTGAATGGTGGGTTTGGCATTCAGAAGGGGACCTCACATGTATTCAGGGGACATATGGGGCCAAGGTTGCAGCAGCAAGGCATTTagaggctggccccctccctgcctttactcttttttttaatataaattgacttattttaattggaggctaattacaatattgtattggttttgccatacatcaacatgaattcgccACGGGTGTACTCTTGCCTTTACTCCTTAGTTTTACTTAACCTAAAGGACAAACTGGATCGACTTGGTAAATGAACAGATCTAAGAATTAGCCTTAAGAGATAAGGGACCACTCAATACTTCCAAAGCTGATTAGGCCCTTCAACACAtaggtgtatgtgtatatgtatacatcacTACACTAAGATACAGATCTAGCCCTATGGGTATATATACGCATGTATGGCTATATAGAAAAAACTATGCCAATACTAACCAAACAGAACTTTGTAAGCGGTCATCCCAAAGCCATAATCGCACACTGGGCTGTGCACAAAGCCATGCATTACACCATATTCACCAACAGAAGGCTGACTTGGCTCAATCTCTCCCAACTGTGGCCCTGTCCTGGTGAGGcaatggaggagagagaggttgCCTCTGCTTAAACCACAACTGGTTTCTTCATAGGACAGTTGTTGTCAGGTTGAAGCTGTTGAAGATGTccatggaaatgaaaaaaacagaccCCTTAGACTTTCTGGAGCGGCCCGTCTCAAACTACCTTCCTCCTTTGCCAGCTGCAGCTAAATTGCTCAGGCCCTGGGAGCCCACAGGGCGCAGTGGCATTAGAGGCTCACTGGCTTGGGGTGATGAGGCCCCATGCAACTCAGCCTCTAGAGACCTACTCTTTGTCAGGGGTCTGTCACTGGAGTGGACCCAGGTGGCCATGTCCTTGGGACATCTCTTGGCACCAGCTAGGCTAGGTGTAAAGTTCTCCACGTGAGATGACGCTTGGGGAGCcaaaaaacaaactggaaagaACTAGGTAGAACAAGTTTAGTGGCTCTGCCCACCCTGAGGACAGAGCCACTTACACCGCAGAACCACCGGGGGCCTCGGGGGTTTCTGGGGTTTCGGGAGCTGGCTCCTCCGGGCTCAGACGGGACTGGAACTTCTCCAGCTGCTCTGGGCTCGCCAGGGTCTTCAAGAGAGTATTCTCCCGCTCCAGCTGGGAGTTCTTCTCCACCAGCTCCCGGATCTGCTCCTTCAGGATCTCCACCTCCTCTCTCACAGCATACATCAGATGATTCTTCACTAGATCCTGACCCGGAGGAGATGACGACAGAGGCATCCGTTAGCCATGGCGGCCCCTCtgcagcactgtgccctggccaTTGGGGTGCCTGCTGTCTCTCACATCACTGACCACCATACTTCCCTCAGCATGCTGGCCCTGTGtggccctgctcctcccacccctttcTCCAAGCACCTAAAGCCACGCTCAGAAGAGCCATGGGATCGGGGCCACGCCTGAGTTGGGAGCCCAGCTTTGAACTACATAGGATTCTCCTCCCATAAGTTTCTAATAACTTTCAAAGCTGGCCTCTTGGGAGCCTTTTGGGTGTGACTTACGCTGGCTGGTGGTGGTTTGCTCTATCTCCATTTCCACATAAGGTCCCGCTGCTGGCCCTGATCCCAGGGAACACTGCAATGCACCCCCTACAGTCAGTCTGCTTGACACATCTTCACCAAGAGAGGAAAATGGGCTATTTTGGAGCCTCTCCCACTCCTCATAAGCCAGCATACTGAGCTGCAGCTGCTCTGCAGCCTGGCCAGACAGGACACTGGCCCTGGGGGAAGCTACCAGCATGGCCACATCCTCTCTGAAATTGGATGactgcactggaggcagagaaCAGTGTCCTTAGGCTCTGGGGCACAATGAAGTGGTTGCTAACTGCTCGTTGCCCCAAAGCCCTGCAGCCACTGTGGCTGCTTGATGGAATATGACCTCTACCTGGtaaggagagggagaagggacTGCAGCAGTGGTGGGGGGTGCTTTGCCTCCTGTCTCCTCCCAACTCCTGACCCCAGCCCAGGCTCTGCAGAGGCACTGCAGTGTGCTTATATCCAATGAGCTCTGGCCCCTGCCAAGTGTGGGATGTAGACAAATGCAGGTGTCTGAGCTCCCTGCCCTGCCATGGGCCCAGGAGGGAGCCAGACATGGCTGTAAAGCCCTGAGAttggagaagaaggaggagaaggaggaaaggagagggccCAGCAAGTGTGGACTGGAAATGCCCTAAAAGGTGCCATTCCTATGGGACTCTACTTAAGGCCTCTAAGGGGAGAGGAGACAGGCTGTCAGCTTCCCCATGCTCTTGGCTTTTGCACCCACCCCCTCACCACTATCCTGAGTTACATAAGCAGAAGCCAGGTCTGGGAATGACAATGACGCAGTGATGCCACTCACCATGGCCTGCTCGATCTTGTTGTCTATGGCCACCACACTGGCTCCGGAGGCACTGTCAAGACAAAAAGGAAAGCGACCACGTTACCCACTTGGTTACAGTCTTAAGTACCTGGTAGTGGTGGCCACAAGGTCCTCTCTCTGCCCCAGCTCTTCCTCTCTACCGCAGCCCTGGCCGGGAGTTTCAGGCACTTTGTCCCCAGGTCCCTCTCTGGCCCCTGCAGGAAGCTGCACCTCCCCACCTAGGCCAGCTGCCGGCCACTGCTGTCTGGAGCTCTGCGGGGAGCGGCGCGCAGGTCCGGGGGTGCACGGGCCAGCGTGGCCTGCTCGGCGACATGCAAACAATGGGGGCGCGCGGCCCAGCGAGTCGCGGGCTGCCGGCCCATTACGGCGCCGGCCCACAAGGTCCAAGGCAAACCTACCGAGCTCTGCAGCTAGCTAGGAATTCCTCCTCGGCTCAGAAGCTTCCGGCTTGCTCCCCAACGGCGCAAGGCGCGCGGCCAGCCTCCCGCCCAGCCCTGCTGCCTCTGCCTCCGGCTGTGGCAGCTCGTTCTTACGGCGCAGCGGCCGCAGGGACGCTCCGACGGCGGATCCCAGCGCGGCGGTGACCCCCCCCTCCCGCCCGCCCGCGTCCCCTACCTCCGCCCCTTCCCAGGATGCTGCACCGCGGGGAACGGAGGCCGCCGGCACAAGGCTCGCTCGGAGATCCCGCTCGCAGCCCAGCCCCCGCCGCCGGCGCCCGGGCTCGGGAGCTGTGGCCAGCCGTTACCTGTTATCCAGCTTAACGGAAACCACATCCCCTCCAAgcagggaagagaagaaggagatgtTGAAATTGTGCAGCTGATAGACCGCCACCTCCATGGGGGTCTGATACATTTCGGTGTTCATGGCTCGGGCTGCCGGAGAGCTCTGGCCAGGCTGCGGGCTGGACTGGGCTGGGCAGGCTGGGCGGCCGCCGGTGGCTTGGCGCGCTGCGCGGGGCTGGGCTCTGCGCGTTGGGCCGGGAGCTAGGAGGGGGGCGAAGGCTGCCAAGAGGACCCAAAGCCGGGCGTGCGTTCCAGAGTTGAAGGGAAGTGACTCGAGGGGTGTCACCTAGTGTGTCACAAACTCCACGGCCGCCGGTCCAACCCAGACTCGGAGATATTTCGGCTCCTTCTTCTTTATATAGGAGGAGCCGGCTGCGTCACATGGCGTCAGGGGCCATGCAAATGAGTTGTGTACCAGGCTTTGTGGCCCAGTTAAACCACATCCCCTCCCTGAACCTTAGGCTGGGCCTGTAAACAGTTCAGCACTTTCTTGTGCCAATTGGCATCTCCAAAGAGGGCTCTGGAGATTGGTAAAAACCAAACTGGAGCTGATTTCTTAGAGAAATGAGAAGTACAAATGCCATTATAGGAGCTAGGAAGCGTTTGGTAGAGGGTGGCGCAGGTTTTAAAAGCTCTTCCTCAGATGTCAGCCAGCACACTCGCCTGTCTTTGCCATGCGATCATAGGATGCTGCCCTGGATACCCACCCTCACCACCAGTATCCTCACTCCTTCCTGCCACCTGCCTTCTTGGCCTCTCTCCTGCACACAGACTTTGTCACCTGCAGGTCCCCTCTCCCAGCCAGCTTGCCCACTGGCTTGCCCCTATCCCCAGTACCTATCCACTCACCTCATCCTCAGATGTACCTGTCCATGTACTGACACATGCACAGATCTGTGGCATGCACAGACTAGCCATTCAGCATGTGCCAGTGTGCTTGTATGGAGGACACTCTAAGTGTTTAGGAACTCAGATGAATTGGGGAACATGCACAAGGGAGCAGCTGGGGCAGGCAGGTGGcagaggggatggggaggagccAGTAGGGGAGTGGGCACTGCAGTGACCACAAGATGccagaaaatactttttaaattttttggccatgccacacaacaggtgggatcttagagttccctgatcagggatcgaacgtACTCCCCCTGCGTTGAAAGcacatagtcttaaccactggaccaccagggaagtccctcatgtcCTTAAAGACAAGATTTTGTTACCTTCCTAGAAACAGCTAATGACAACAAAATTATGAATCAAGGCTATATATAAACCATCCTAGGAGAGTATCTGCCCTGTGATGGGGTCCAGTCATATACAGGGTTACAGGGCACTTCATAAACAGATTCCAAGTCACAAGGAGGATGAGGTGATTGTTGCCTACTAAAAATTACACGTTtccatcaaaatatatttttattctttctagcctcaatcttaaaaaacaaaaagaaaccaaacCATCAGAGGCTCGAAGTCCTTTTATCCTGCTCTTTCCTAAGTGAGGCCACCTAGTGGACAGAAGGAGAACTGCAGACAGATGGAGCAATCTAGAGAAACAAGGGACAGGTGACGCAACTGGGAGTATTATTTACACCAACTCAGGACCATAAGGAGAACATCGGGTTCCACCACATATACAATAGTTTGGATGAAGTTAGGGCCAGTACCCATGAATCAGTTTGTGATTCAGGCTATGGTCCAAAGAAATAACTTGGTGCAATCACACTATTGGAAAAGTACTAGGGGCTTCTTATCAGCAAAGGTTATTATTATTTGCTTCAGGATATTTCACCTAACCAGGTGCCTGGCACGGACACCCTGGCCAAGGCCCCAGTTAAGCCTCATCTGAAGGCCTTAATTTTCTCTAGGCTGCCAGTGCAGTTATGCCACCGAACAGCCAACATTTTTTAGTATGATGTGAAGCTCCCAATGGAtagtgtgtgtgtactaagttgcttcagtcgtgtcccactctttgcaaccccgtggacggtatgtagcctgccatgctcctctgtccatgggattttccgggaaagaatactggagtgagtttccatttccttctccaggggatcttcccaacccacagatcaaacctgcgtctcttatgtctcctacattggcaagtgggttctttaccactagtaccacctgggaagccctccattgGACCCCACCAGCAGTAATACATGGACAAAGATCATTCTATTCGCAAAGGACTGACAAACAGATCTACCCAAGCAAACCTACTGCACTAGCCCCGGATGGTGATTTTCTTCACCCCAGTTTGGCTGGGAGACAATCCCAATCTCAGGATATCAGGTTATCCTCAGGTCACAAACTCTCTGAACAAGGTGTTCACACTAAGCTGCGTGTAGTAGATGGAACAAAGTGCAGACTGTATTTATAGATCATCAGGAACATTATCTgagcaaaaaaacaacaacaaaaaaccaaacctTCTTAAATCTGGAGCTTAATTGATATTGGAATTCCCTGATATCTTAATCTGCCTTCTGTGTCACATAGCTTTCCTGGTCCAGAAAGGGTCTGAGCTGACCTTTCATTTGCTTGTAAATCTTTCTTAAACTCACTATTGCTACCCACCTCAAGATTCCAAGGgagatgatgaaaagaaaaaagagagataaataaGCTAGgtcaggagggaaaaaaacaccACCAGGAAAACAGGGCATAGGAGAGGAGAAAAACCGGCTCCTTCAATGGGAACTCCCTTATATGGGGAGAGAGGCATAAAATTCCAGGTAGTTTGGGgaggagaaagcaaagagatGAAGTTTGCTAGCGAGGCTGTGTTTGAActgtacattgttgttgttgctcagtcactaagtcgtgtactGTAACTGTacattaattatacttcaattagaaATAAGCTCAGTTTGAGACCCGCTGACAATAACAGCTACCAATACACTGAGCTTCGGCTATGGGCCAGATGCTGTGTTGGCTGAGTTACAAACCTGGCAGTGTAGGCGCTGT
This window contains:
- the TSC22D3 gene encoding TSC22 domain family protein 3 isoform X4, with translation MMAFQPPFSPSLFRKRDNASGASVVAIDNKIEQAMDLVKNHLMYAVREEVEILKEQIRELVEKNSQLERENTLLKTLASPEQLEKFQSRLSPEEPAPETPETPEAPGGSAV
- the TSC22D3 gene encoding TSC22 domain family protein 3 isoform X5; translated protein: MDLVKNHLMYAVREEVEILKEQIRELVEKNSQLERENTLLKTLASPEQLEKFQSRLSPEEPAPETPETPEAPGGSAV
- the TSC22D3 gene encoding TSC22 domain family protein 3 isoform X3; translation: MNTEMYQTPMEVAVYQLHNFNISFFSSLLGGDVVSVKLDNSASGASVVAIDNKIEQAMDLVKNHLMYAVREEVEILKEQIRELVEKNSQLERENTLLKTLASPEQLEKFQSRLSPEEPAPETPETPEAPGGSAV